The Drosophila bipectinata strain 14024-0381.07 chromosome 3L, DbipHiC1v2, whole genome shotgun sequence region AGGTGTTCGTGTGTTCTTTTCTTTGTTAGGATTCTCTGATTGCGCTCGGAAGAATGCTACGGTAAAGGCAAAAAGCTTCGGCTGCAGAGCTTCGGGGACTCTGCCAGTGagactttcttttttttggctactctttaaaaatgtttcgtcttcttttttttttagtttccatgtttttttcttccagtgtttttagttattttacttttttagcattaaataaatatttaaccgGAGCTCGACACCGCCTTCGGGGTGTCTGTGAGGGTGTGCGGGTGTGTGTTTGCTTACTATTATACTTTGCATATATATTCAGATAGTGTAGGTTTTCATGTCTGCATTACTAAACATTATTAGTAGTTTTAGCATAATTACGATTATTGTAATTTTATCaatagttattattatttaattgttgTGGTGTCCTCAGGCCAAGTcacaaaattgtatttatcATTACACATCTTGGAATTTCGATAGACGTGCACGCAAGTCCATGTTCTCCTGTTTCAACTGCTCCACCTCCTGATGTAATGTTGCATTCTATATAGAGATATATTTTTAGAGATTTTTTCAAGGAATGGATGCCAATAGATTTACTTACTTCCTTCTCCAAATAGCGTGCCCGCATCGCAATCTGGTTCTCCTTCTGGCGCCGGGCATCGCGGGATCGCTTGGCGGCAATGTTGTTCTTCCGGCGGCGGGCCCAGTACTTGTCGTCCTTGAGCTCATCTGGAACAAATTGCTTGCGTGACTTTTTGATCATCGGCTGCGGCTTGAGCTCCTCGTCGGAGAAGGCTCGGGTCCGCGGATCAAAGTCACGGCCCGAGGAGGCGAACGAAAATGCTGGAATATCAAATACTAAATGTTAACAATGTTTCACAGACTGTTCGTGCTAAATTAAAATCATAATCAAAATCAACCTCGAAACGGCAAACTCAAAAGTACTCTAATATCAACtgaatctcttttttttttttttgttttaattaattaaaaaattgaaaaatttgcaCAAATTGGAATGGGAATCATTGGTGGAAGGACAACCATTCATTGTCGTTGTCCTTCGATGTGTGTCTCAATTAACATTTAGCATTTGATAAGACATTTGTGGGcaacttaaattaatttatacacATCAACTATAATTTAAGTTAGAGGCAATGTCCATTCCATTTgtgttttaaatatattttaaatttacaaagtCAAAGAGTGTATAATAAATCAATTTAGAAATGAAAAGCCAACGAATTATGTGGTTTCCGCAAGGAGTTCCAAAGGAATCACTGATTTCTCTAACGATTTTAATCGAACAACTATCCGTAGATCGATACTCACTTGACTCGGCCGGCGATGGAGGATTTAGCGTGTCCGGACTAATGCAGTCGGACGGCGAGGGCGACCGCTCCCGCTTTGTGGTTATGTGGCCCAGGCCGAGGGAGAGGCCCGCCGCATGTCCCAGGGAGTCGGACCGGTGACCCAGGCCGCCCGAGTGACCCAGGTGTGTGCCGGGGAGGCCATCAGGTATATTGTTTTCCGACAGGAACTCGTCTAGGTCGGCATACTGCAAACGATTGGAGAAATGAAACCAAAATGAGAAACAAGGACACAGATCAGGACACGGGGTTAGTCACACGATCTCTGAGCTCTGATGATGAGAAGACACTTCTCGCACTATATAAGCAACCGATAACACTCAAGTTAACTGTTtccgtgtgtgtgttttgtcaTGACTGTACTCGCGGAGAGTGTGTATGTGGTGTGTGGTGTGTATTGTGTTTAATTTTGAGCTTGTGTGTGAAATTTTGACCGTTGGACATTGTTTATAAGGACGCAGCCACTACGCAGCGATGATAGaaatgatactaacttgtgTTACCTTGAGGTCGGCGTCGTAGGGCAGGGTCTTGTCCCACAGGTTGGGGCCCAGGAACGCCGTTTGCGCCTCGACATTCCAGATGTCGCCCTCCTCCTTGTACTTGTCATCTGGGCAGATGATTTCTTTGCTATTCGATGTGGATTTGCCTGGAAATGGACGGAAAAGGACGGAGAAATGCAATTCAATTAGTCACAATGGTCATTAACTGATTAGATTTGGGTCTATATAAATACTGAGGGCCCGATAAGATGGCCGAGACATTGCTGTTTGCTTTAAAAACTGGGTCAAGTACTCTCTACATTTCTCTATTATATAAACCGTAATAATTCTACTGGCTTTGCCTGGGAACTTCGCACCTTTACATGGCTCTGCCAGGTAAAAACTATTTCCGCAAAATTTCCGCCAAGCAGCTTTTTGGCCA contains the following coding sequences:
- the Pdp1 gene encoding thyrotroph embryonic factor isoform X12 — encoded protein: MSDRERSSPTLIETGLKNLIGGRDGNYPLISGINGRKSPFLGFICKANGKSTSNSKEIICPDDKYKEEGDIWNVEAQTAFLGPNLWDKTLPYDADLKYADLDEFLSENNIPDGLPGTHLGHSGGLGHRSDSLGHAAGLSLGLGHITTKRERSPSPSDCISPDTLNPPSPAESTFSFASSGRDFDPRTRAFSDEELKPQPMIKKSRKQFVPDELKDDKYWARRRKNNIAAKRSRDARRQKENQIAMRARYLEKENATLHQEVEQLKQENMDLRARLSKFQDV
- the Pdp1 gene encoding thyrotroph embryonic factor isoform X13; amino-acid sequence: MSDRERSSPTLIETGLKNLIGGRDGNYPLISGINGKSTSNSKEIICPDDKYKEEGDIWNVEAQTAFLGPNLWDKTLPYDADLKVTQYADLDEFLSENNIPDGLPGTHLGHSGGLGHRSDSLGHAAGLSLGLGHITTKRERSPSPSDCISPDTLNPPSPAESIFDIPAFSFASSGRDFDPRTRAFSDEELKPQPMIKKSRKQFVPDELKDDKYWARRRKNNIAAKRSRDARRQKENQIAMRARYLEKENATLHQEVEQLKQENMDLRARLSKFQDV
- the Pdp1 gene encoding hepatic leukemia factor isoform X15 produces the protein MSDRERSSPTLIETGLKNLIGGRDGNYPLISGINGKSTSNSKEIICPDDKYKEEGDIWNVEAQTAFLGPNLWDKTLPYDADLKVTQYADLDEFLSENNIPDGLPGTHLGHSGGLGHRSDSLGHAAGLSLGLGHITTKRERSPSPSDCISPDTLNPPSPAESNELKDDKYWARRRKNNIAAKRSRDARRQKENQIAMRARYLEKENATLHQEVEQLKQENMDLRARLSKFQDV
- the Pdp1 gene encoding thyrotroph embryonic factor isoform X11, yielding MSDRERSSPTLIETGLKNLIGGRDGNYPLISGINGRKSPFLGFICKANGKSTSNSKEIICPDDKYKEEGDIWNVEAQTAFLGPNLWDKTLPYDADLKVTQYADLDEFLSENNIPDGLPGTHLGHSGGLGHRSDSLGHAAGLSLGLGHITTKRERSPSPSDCISPDTLNPPSPAESTFSFASSGRDFDPRTRAFSDEELKPQPMIKKSRKQFVPDELKDDKYWARRRKNNIAAKRSRDARRQKENQIAMRARYLEKENATLHQEVEQLKQENMDLRARLSKFQDV
- the Pdp1 gene encoding thyrotroph embryonic factor isoform X14 gives rise to the protein MSDRERSSPTLIETGLKNLIGGRDGNYPLISGINGKSTSNSKEIICPDDKYKEEGDIWNVEAQTAFLGPNLWDKTLPYDADLKVTQYADLDEFLSENNIPDGLPGTHLGHSGGLGHRSDSLGHAAGLSLGLGHITTKRERSPSPSDCISPDTLNPPSPAESTFSFASSGRDFDPRTRAFSDEELKPQPMIKKSRKQFVPDELKDDKYWARRRKNNIAAKRSRDARRQKENQIAMRARYLEKENATLHQEVEQLKQENMDLRARLSKFQDV